The following DNA comes from Nocardioides panzhihuensis.
GACACCGCAGATCCGCAGGCATGAGGCCGCAATAGCCCATGCCTCCGGGCACGAGATCCGCCGGACCGAGTCCTCGGTGCGCATGTTGATGACACCCTCGACCTGCTGGATGAGCATGTTGCCCAGCTGCTTGAGACCGATCGTCGACAGCACCGTCTCCGTGGCCACCCTGCTGGCGAGATCGGCGTAAGCCTCAGCCAGCTTGTCGTGCTCCTCGCGGAAGTCGACGTAGACCTCTTCTTTGGTCACGTCCGGCAGCAGATAGAGCATGCCGACGTTGTGCGGCACGTCCGCAAGCGTGCGTACGTCGACGAGAACAAGCAGATAGAGGGCTGTCTCGACGTTCAGAGGTGGCACCTGGTTGAGGATCTTCTCGACCTTGTCCGTGGTCGGACGAACCGTGGTGCGGAGCAGCTCGACAAGGATCTCGTCCTTGCCTGCAAAGTGGTAGTAGAGAGAAGCCTGGCGGATGCCGACATGGTCGGCGATCTCGCGGGTGGAGGTCGCTGCGAAACCCTGCGACACGAAGAGTTTCGCTGCGGCTTCGAGGATCTGCTCACGTGGTGAGGCGGTGCCCGAATCGGGCACATGCCTGGGGCGGCCGGGCCGAGAACGCCTAGTTGTCATGTACGTCATCTAAGCGGCCTCCCGAGTTTCGGGGAAGATTCGAAAGAGTCTTCTTCCCCTAGAGAATAGTGCCGAAAGTCCCGCCAAAGGGTTGAAGTCCTCGTGGACAAACGGTATGGCATGACGAACCGATAAAGCTGGCACGGCATCCTCCCGAGGACGACGATTTTGGCGGATCCGTGCCCAGTGTGACTCGCATCCGGACGTCTGAACAGGATCGCGTTCCGTCAGAGGGAATGCCTTCGGTCTGGCGCCCGCTATCCCCGCCGACCCTCAAAGGCCCTGCTCAGACCGGTGACGACGCCACCCTCCGTACGACGAGATGTCGGCAGCCCCCTCGACCGCGAAAGGCTCGACGAGGAATCCGGAGACGGCGGAGCCGTCCGCCAACGTGACCTTCCCGATGGCCATCGGAGCAGGTACGCCGCCCACGAACGCCCCGAAGCCCGCGGCCGGCACACGCCAGAGCTCGCCCTCGATCCGCACCCCGGTCTCGGAACCACCTGTCCGGACCAGTCCGGGCTTGGGCGGAACGGTCTCCAGCGCGAACAGCCGGTAGTCGGCCGAAGTCGAGGCCGGGCGCAGCAGGGTGGCTCCGGCTTCGATCAGCTGGTGGTTGAGCGGCATCCCCGACAGATGGGCACCCACCACGAAGAGGTCGACGCTCGGGCTTAGAAGCGTGTGGCCGAGCGCCGCCAGGGTGCGGTCGCTGCCGGCGGCCCCGGTCAGCATCACCCCGAACGGCAGCCCGTCGACCTGGCCCACGGGGACAGCGAGCGACGCCATGTCGAGCAGGTTCGCGAAGTTCGTGTAGCGGCCGAGGCGAGCGTTGGCGCCGACCGGATCCGCCGCCACCTCGGCGAGGGTCGGGTGCCAGGTCGTCGTCGGCGTCAGCAGCGCCGAGCATCCGGTCAGCGCCGTGCTCGCCTCGGCACCGAGGCGCGCCAGGAGAGCCACGTCGCGCGCCCAGTCGGCTGCGCTGGCCGTTGCCCCGGCGAGCACGATCTCCGCGACCGTCGGGTCGAGGTCCGTCCCGATGAGGTCGTGGTTGGCTTCGAGGTGGGAGCCGACCGCGGCGTACCTCTCGGCTACGAAGGCGCCCTCGTAGAGCAGCCGAGCGGCCTCGAGCAACGGCGAGATGTCGACCTCGACGATCTCGACGCCGGCAGAGTCCAGCCGCGCTGCCGCGGCGCGGAAGGCGGCGGCCCATCCCGGGGCGAGACCGTCGAGGTGCTCGCCGGTCGGCACGGCCACCCTCGGCGCGGGCGGCAGCCCGGCATCCGGAGGCAGCGTACGAGACAACGGGTCCGAAGGGTCGGGACCGGCCATCAGCTCCGCCGCCGCCCGCGCAGCCGCGAGATCACGGGCGAAGACGGTGACGCAGTCGAGCGTGTAGCAGGCGGGCACGACACCGGTGACCGGCACCAACCCACGCGATGGCTTGACCCCGACGATGCCGTTGAGCGCCGCCGGAACCCGCCCGGAGCCCGCGGTGTCGGTCCCCAGCGCGAGATCGACGAGACCGAGAGCGACCGCCACCGCCGAGCCCGACGAGGATCCGCCCGAGATCCGGGTGAGGTCCCAGGCGTTGCGGACCGGACCGTAGGGGCTCCGGGTGCCGACCAGTCCGGTCGCGAACTGGTCCAGGTTGGTCTTTCCCACGACCAGCGCACCGGCCGCACGCAGCCGGGCGACGGCGGTGGCGTCGTGGGCCGGCTGGTAGGCGAAGGAGGGTGCTCCGGCGGTCGTCGGCAGGCCGTGCACGTCGATGTTGTCCTTGACCGCCAGCAGGCGCCCGGCCAACGGCAGGACCTCACCGCCGGCCACCCTCGCGTCGATCGCGGCGGCCTCCTCGAGCAGCTCCGTCCGCGTACGCAGCGAGATCCAGATCTCCGGCCGGTCCGACGCCTCGATCCGGTCGAGAGCCTCGGCCGCGCGGTCGACCGCACGACCTGGGAGCGAGTGGATCAAGACCCGGACCCGTCGGCCGGCCGGACCGCGGCGATGACCTGTCCAGGGGCGATCTGCTCGCCCGGCTTCACGTAGAGCTCGACGACCTCTCCGGCGACCGGTATCGGGACGCTCGCCTCCATCTTCATCGCCTCGACGACCATCAGCGGGGCGTCCTGAGCCAGCCGCGCCCCGCGGCTGGCGACCACCTTCCAGACCGTCGAGGTGAACGGCGCGGTCACCTGCACGCAGCCGTCCGGCACCTCGACCTCCGACGGCTCGCCTCGCGCGTCGATGCGGTCGCAGATGTCGAACTCCCCCGCCACCTTCCAGCGCTCGCGCTCCTCCTCGAAGGCGGCCGACTGCCGGTCGCGGAAGTCCGCGATCGAGTCCGCGTTGTCGGTCAGGAAGCGGTCGTACTCCTTGATCGAGAAGGTGCCCTCCTCGGTCTCGAACTCACCGCGACCGGCATCGACCTCCGCCCGCAGCTCCAGGAGCTCCTCGGCGGAGACCGGGTACCACTCGATCCGGTCGAAGAACCGCAGCGCCCACGGATCGTCGTGGAAGAGCCCGCCGGCCGACGTAGAGCGCCGGAACCGGTTGAACACCTGCGTGGTCCGGCCGACGAGCTGATAGCCGCCCGGCCCCTCCATCCCGTAGATGCACATGTACGCGCCACCGATCCCGACGGAGTTCTCCGCCGTCCAGGTCCGCGCCGGGTTGTACTTCGTGGTCACCAGCCGGTGCCGCGGGTCCAGCGGCGTCGCGACCGGCGCCCCCAGATAGACGTCCCCCAGCCCGAGGACGAGGTACGACGCGTCGAAGACGGTCCGGTGGACCTCCTCCACCGAGGCCAGCCCGTTGATCCGGCGGATGAACTCGATGTTCCACGGCGCCCACGGCGCGTCGTCACGTACGCCTGCGGTGTAGCGCTCGATCGCCTCCCTGGTCGCCGGGTCGTCCCAGGAGAGCGGCAGTCGTACCCGCCGCGACGGCACGGTGAGCTCCGAGGTGGCGGGCAGGTCCTCCTCCAGCTCACGCAGCAGCGCCGCGACCTGACCGGCCCGCAGGACCGAGGAGTCGGTATGGACCTGCAGCGACCGGATTCCCGGCGTGACGTCGATGATGCCCGCAGGCGCGTGCTCGGCCAGCGCCGACTGCAGCGCGTGCACCCGCATCCGGAGACCCAGGTCGAGAGTCATCGGCCCGTACTCGACCAGCACGGAGTTGTCCCCGCTCCGCCGGTAGGTGACCTCCGGGCGCTCCGGAGTCCCGGGCAGCCCGCCCAGGACGCCGTCGTCGCCGTCGCCACCCGCGCCGTCGACCACCGCCAAGGAAGCCCGGTGGTCGACCAGGCCCGCGGCCCTGTCCTCGCGCACCGGCACGAACCGCACCGTGTCGCCGGGCCGCAGCTGCCCGACCTTCCACAGCTCGCCGCTGGCGACCACCGCCGGGCAGACGAAGCCGCCCAGCGACGGACCGTCGGGGCCGAGGATGATCGGGGTGTCGCCGGTGAAGTCGAGCGAACCCACCGTGTAGGGGGTGTCGTGGATGTTCGAGGGATGCAGTCCGGCCTCGCCACCGTCGGCACGGGCCCAGGTCGGCTTCGGTCCGATCAGGCGTACGCCGGTGCGGGCCGAGTTGTGATGGACCCGGTAGTCGGCCGAGTAGAGCTGCTCCAGGTCTGATCGCGTGAAGAACTCCGGTGCGCCGTGCGGGCCCTCGGTGACGCCGATCTGCCAGCTGTTGGTCAGCGCCGGCCGCCGCGACGCCGGGGTCGCCGCGGGCTGCGCCTGGGGGTCGATCGCCGTCCCCGGGCGGAGCACGTCGCCGCGCTGGAGCGTACGTCCGGCGTGCCCGCCGAACCCGCCGAGCGTGAACGTCGAGGCGCTGCCGAGATACTCGGGCACGTCCAGGCCGCCCCGGACCGCGATGTAGGTCCGCAGTCCCGGCCCGTCGGTGCGGCCCAGCTTCAACGTGGCCCCCGCGGAGAGCTCGATCGGCTCCCACTGCGGGGCAGGGACGCCGTCGACGCTGACCGGCATGGGGGAACCGGTCACGCAGACGACGGCGGGATCGGTGAAGAGCAACGTCGGCCCGCCGGACGTCGTCCGGCCGGTCGCCAGCGGCACCGTGACCTCGAGCCCGGGGGCGCCCCGGTGGTTGCCGACGGCCAGGTTCGCCTCGGCGAAGGAGACCGGGTCGAACGGCCCCGACGGGGGAACGCCGACCTGCCAGTAGCCCACCCGGCCAGGAAGATCCTGGACGGTGGTGAGCACGCCCGGGTCGAGGACGTCGATGCGCGGGTCCGGGTCGCCACCTCTGCCCTGCTTGGCCCGTTCGGCCAAGGTCGAGGTCGAGTGCGTGGCCGAGCGGAGCTCGTCGTTCGTCGTCATCGCACGCAGTGCGGAGACGTTGGTGACGATGCCGTCGATCCGGGTCCGGGCGAGGGCGTCACCCAGCGTGTCCAGCGCCTCGTCACGGGTCGCGCCGGTGGCGATCACCTTGGCGATCAGCGGATCGTAGTGAGGCGACACCTCGAGCCCGGTCTCGATCCAGGAGTCCACCCGGACCGTGTCGCTCGGCTCCGGCAGGACCGCACGCGTCACCAGGCCGGACGACGGCATCGAGTCCTTGGCCGGGTCCTCGGCGTAGACACGTGCTTCGACGGCGTACGCCTTGGGTGCGGGGCACTTGCGGAAGAGCTCGTCCGGCAGGGCCGCGGCTCCGTCGCTGGCCAGCCGCAGCATCAGCTCGACGATGTCGATGCCCATCACCTGCTCGGTCACCGCGTGCTCGACCTGGAGACGAGTGTTCATCTCCAGGAAGGAGACCAGTTCGCGGGCCGGGTCGTAGACGAACTCCACGGTCCCGGCCGAGCGGTAGGAGACCGACTTGGCGAGCTGTCGCGCGGAGTCGTGCAGGACGGTCCGGACGTGCTCGGGGAGAGCCGGCGCCGGCGCCTCCTCGATCACCTTCTGGTTGCGGCGCTGCAGCGAGCAGTCGCGGTCGCCGAGCACGGCGACCTGACCCTCCCCGTCGCCGAAGACCTGCACCTCGACATGGCGCGCGGGCCGTACGAGGCGCTCCAGGAACACCCCGGCGGTGCCGAAGCTGGTCTGAGCGAGCCGTGCGACCCGCTCGAAAGCGATCCGGACATCATCCTCCGAGCTGCACGCGGTCATCCCGATGCCACCACCGCCGCCGGTCGCCTTGACCATCACCGGCAGCCCGATCCGGGCGGCCTCCTCAGCGGCCTCGTCGGGACCGGAGAGCAGCCCCGAGCCGGCCAGCATCGGAACCCCGGCGTTCTCGGCGAGCCGGCGAGCCGAGTGCTTCTCGCCGAAAGCACCGATCTGCTCCGGCGTCGGGCCGACGAACCGAATCCCCGCCGCCTCGACCTCGCGGGCGAAGGCGGCGCTCTCGGACAGGAAGCCGTAGCCGGGATGGAGCAGCCCCGCGCCGGTGCGCAGGGCTGCTGCGATGATCAGGTCGCCACGGAGATAGGAGTCGCGTGCGGGCGCCGAGCCCAGACAGACGGCCTCGTCCGCCTCCCGCACGTGCGGCGCCGCTCGGTCGGCCTCGGAGAAGACCGCGACCGTACGCAGGCCGAGCTCGCGCGCCGTGCGCATCACTCGGCGGGCGATCTCTCCCCGGTTCGCGACAAGGACGGTGTCGGAGGATGGGCCATGCGTCATACGTCGGCCTCGTACTCGAGGTCGGTGTCGGGCTCCGAGACGATCATCCGCAGGGGCGTCGGGTTGAAGTCGTTGCAGGGGTTGTTCATCTGCGGGCAGTTGGAGATCAGGACGAGCGTGTCGATCTCGGCGCGCAGAGCGACCCTCTTCCCGGGCGCGGACATGCCGTCGACGATGCCGAGCGCACCGTCCTCCTCGATGGGCACGTTCATGAACCAGTTGATGTTGGAGACGATGTCGCGCATGCCGAGCCCGTGCTTGGCACCCTCGGTCAGGAAGTTCTCCCGGCAGCCGTGGTGATACATCACATGGTGGCCGTAGCGCAGGGTGTTCGACTCGCGCGAGCAGGCGCCGCCGATGGTGTCCTGGCGGTCGATCTCGTTGTCGACCACGGTCATCAGGGCGCGGCCGAGGTTGCTGCGCAGCACGGTCCCGGTACGGATGTAGGCGCTGTTCTGCCAGGCGAGCGTGTCCTGGGCGCTGTAGCGCTCGTCGGTGTGCTGCGCGTTGTAGAGCAGACAGTCGCCCGACTGGTTCCCCCCGACGTCGACGATCGTCAGCACCTGCCCGGCCCGCACGACGCCCGACCACGATGCCCGCGGAGCCAGCTGCTCGTCCAGCACGACGGCACCCGAGACCAGCGGCTCACCCCAGTCCAACGGAGTGTCGTCGGAGTACGACGCCCCGACCGGGACGCTGGAGACCAGCTGCCCGTCGGGCGTCAGATAGGTGGTCGTCGGAACCGGAACAGTTGTCACAGGCCTCATCACCGGGTTGTCGATCGTGGTAGTCACAGGGCCCGAGCCTCCGCATAGTCGAGTGTGTTCAGATACGCCCGGCGCACCTCGGGAGAGGCGTCGAAACGCTCGTCCGCCGGGGTGGTCGGGTTGGTCTCCGGCGTACGCCAGGCGTGCACGCGCAGCGGCCCGACGACGTACTCCGGACGTGGGTCCCGCGGATGCGGGACGTTGGCGATCAGCACGATCAGGGGGAGCTCCGCCACGAGCTCGACCGCAGTCCCGGCACCTGATGAGCCGGCCCAGTCGAAGCTCCCGTCCGCCGCGACCCGCACGCCTTGGAAGAACGACACCGAAGGAGGCACGTCAGCCGGGCCGAGCCCGTGCTTGGCGGCCGCCTTCACGAAGAGATCGCGGCCCGCGGGCGCGGGTCCCTCGGGCAGCGCGGTGCCGTAGCGCAGGGCGTTCCAGGCGGCAGTGCTCGTCCCGCAGAACGCGTCGTGCCGCCCCGAGGTGTCGGTCAGGATCGTGGCGAGCACCCGGCCGTCACCGGAGAGCAGCGGGTGCCCGGTGCCGAGGTAGGCCTGCCAGGGGATCTTCTGGGTGTCGGCGACGTTGAGGCGCTCGGCCGGCTCGAGTGCGTTGTAGAGGACCGTGTGGGCACAGGCCTCGCCGGTCGGATCCTCGAGCCGGAGCCGCGTGCCGCGCGCCAGAACCTTGTGGGTGTAGCCCCCGGGAGCGACCGTCTCGGCCCACGTCAGGCTGTCCGCGGTCACGTCCTCGGGACAGAACGGGCTCGTTGATGCCGGGAGGTACGGCATCCAGTCGCTGACCTGCCCCCCTTGCGCGCGAGCATCTGCCCGTGCGTTCAGCACCGTGTCCGTGCTGTGGTCTGCGGCTAGCGCCACCCGTGGCCTCCTCGAAACATGATGAACCTGTCGACTGACAGGTAAGCATGTACGTCAAGGGCGTCGGGGGCAAACCATGACTGTTGGGAACCTGACTCCGAAATGTGGGGTCGGAGTCGGCGAAATTCTTCCCTGTCGGTCGATCGATTCTTATCGTTTTCTACAGGGGCTGGCTAGGGGGCATGGACCATTTCGTGCCGAATTCACGCTTGTGGTGCCGCCTGGCGGAGCGATCTCGCCGAGTCGGAGTCCGCGACACCCGGCTAGAAACTGTCACTGGACAGGTAACAGAACTCATGTCTCGCCGGACACCGATCCGAGTGTGATCCGCAACCGTGCCGAGGAGCGGACCGGATCGTCGGTCGAATCACGGATTCCACCCACATCGGCCCCTCGTGAGTGGCATCCTGACCCGGGCGCGACGGCTCCTCGTCGCGCCGATGCGTCGGTCACGCGCGCTCAGGCGGCGATCAGCGCTGCGACCGCTTCGATCCCCACGGCACGACATTTCCGGACACAAAAGTCCGCGATGCGGACCCATTACGCGGCTCTGGCACCCCGACCATCGCGACGAGCTCGCTCAGGTCACCGATCGTCGGCCCGTTCCACTCGGGATCGAGATCGGGGACGACCTCCTGCCGCTGAGCCGGATCCTCGGGCAGGAAACGCACGGCCCTCATCCCCAAGGCCTCGGCGCCGTACAGCTCGCCATCCCCGCCGTCCCCGACGTAGACGCACTCGGTGGTCGGCACCTCGAGCGCGGCCGCGGCCACGATGTAGGCACCGGAGTCCGGCTTCCGTACGCCGGTCTGGCACGAGAACGAGGCCGCGCCGAAGTACTCGCTGAGCGGGCTGTCCGGCCAGACCTCGGTCGTGGCGCAGCAGGAGTCGGAGACCAGACCGAGGCCGAAGCCACGCGCACGAAGTGCGCTCAGGGCCGGAAGCGCCCAGGTCGCGGCGTGCAGGGAGAGCGTGAAATCGAGACGGCGCCGGATGGCTGCCTCGACCTGGCTCTCGGTGGGAACCGCCCTCAGGCGCCGAGACAGATAGCGCACCGTGTGATGCACACTGGCCATCAGGCCACGGGTCCGCTCATCGAGCGTCTCGGCCGTAGCCGCGGCGAATGCGGCAGGGTCGATCCCGAGGTCCGCTCCCATCCCGCGAGCCATCGCTGCTCGCTCGGCTCTGGAGCCGCCCGGGATCAGCGTGTCGTGAAGACCGAAGAGGACTGCGCGCACGCCACCCTCGTCCATGGGCTCAC
Coding sequences within:
- the uca gene encoding urea carboxylase, with product MTHGPSSDTVLVANRGEIARRVMRTARELGLRTVAVFSEADRAAPHVREADEAVCLGSAPARDSYLRGDLIIAAALRTGAGLLHPGYGFLSESAAFAREVEAAGIRFVGPTPEQIGAFGEKHSARRLAENAGVPMLAGSGLLSGPDEAAEEAARIGLPVMVKATGGGGGIGMTACSSEDDVRIAFERVARLAQTSFGTAGVFLERLVRPARHVEVQVFGDGEGQVAVLGDRDCSLQRRNQKVIEEAPAPALPEHVRTVLHDSARQLAKSVSYRSAGTVEFVYDPARELVSFLEMNTRLQVEHAVTEQVMGIDIVELMLRLASDGAAALPDELFRKCPAPKAYAVEARVYAEDPAKDSMPSSGLVTRAVLPEPSDTVRVDSWIETGLEVSPHYDPLIAKVIATGATRDEALDTLGDALARTRIDGIVTNVSALRAMTTNDELRSATHSTSTLAERAKQGRGGDPDPRIDVLDPGVLTTVQDLPGRVGYWQVGVPPSGPFDPVSFAEANLAVGNHRGAPGLEVTVPLATGRTTSGGPTLLFTDPAVVCVTGSPMPVSVDGVPAPQWEPIELSAGATLKLGRTDGPGLRTYIAVRGGLDVPEYLGSASTFTLGGFGGHAGRTLQRGDVLRPGTAIDPQAQPAATPASRRPALTNSWQIGVTEGPHGAPEFFTRSDLEQLYSADYRVHHNSARTGVRLIGPKPTWARADGGEAGLHPSNIHDTPYTVGSLDFTGDTPIILGPDGPSLGGFVCPAVVASGELWKVGQLRPGDTVRFVPVREDRAAGLVDHRASLAVVDGAGGDGDDGVLGGLPGTPERPEVTYRRSGDNSVLVEYGPMTLDLGLRMRVHALQSALAEHAPAGIIDVTPGIRSLQVHTDSSVLRAGQVAALLRELEEDLPATSELTVPSRRVRLPLSWDDPATREAIERYTAGVRDDAPWAPWNIEFIRRINGLASVEEVHRTVFDASYLVLGLGDVYLGAPVATPLDPRHRLVTTKYNPARTWTAENSVGIGGAYMCIYGMEGPGGYQLVGRTTQVFNRFRRSTSAGGLFHDDPWALRFFDRIEWYPVSAEELLELRAEVDAGRGEFETEEGTFSIKEYDRFLTDNADSIADFRDRQSAAFEEERERWKVAGEFDICDRIDARGEPSEVEVPDGCVQVTAPFTSTVWKVVASRGARLAQDAPLMVVEAMKMEASVPIPVAGEVVELYVKPGEQIAPGQVIAAVRPADGSGS
- a CDS encoding urea amidolyase associated protein UAAP1, whose protein sequence is MALAADHSTDTVLNARADARAQGGQVSDWMPYLPASTSPFCPEDVTADSLTWAETVAPGGYTHKVLARGTRLRLEDPTGEACAHTVLYNALEPAERLNVADTQKIPWQAYLGTGHPLLSGDGRVLATILTDTSGRHDAFCGTSTAAWNALRYGTALPEGPAPAGRDLFVKAAAKHGLGPADVPPSVSFFQGVRVAADGSFDWAGSSGAGTAVELVAELPLIVLIANVPHPRDPRPEYVVGPLRVHAWRTPETNPTTPADERFDASPEVRRAYLNTLDYAEARAL
- a CDS encoding urea amidolyase associated protein UAAP2, whose protein sequence is MTTTIDNPVMRPVTTVPVPTTTYLTPDGQLVSSVPVGASYSDDTPLDWGEPLVSGAVVLDEQLAPRASWSGVVRAGQVLTIVDVGGNQSGDCLLYNAQHTDERYSAQDTLAWQNSAYIRTGTVLRSNLGRALMTVVDNEIDRQDTIGGACSRESNTLRYGHHVMYHHGCRENFLTEGAKHGLGMRDIVSNINWFMNVPIEEDGALGIVDGMSAPGKRVALRAEIDTLVLISNCPQMNNPCNDFNPTPLRMIVSEPDTDLEYEADV
- a CDS encoding HAD family hydrolase is translated as MDEGGVRAVLFGLHDTLIPGGSRAERAAMARGMGADLGIDPAAFAAATAETLDERTRGLMASVHHTVRYLSRRLRAVPTESQVEAAIRRRLDFTLSLHAATWALPALSALRARGFGLGLVSDSCCATTEVWPDSPLSEYFGAASFSCQTGVRKPDSGAYIVAAAALEVPTTECVYVGDGGDGELYGAEALGMRAVRFLPEDPAQRQEVVPDLDPEWNGPTIGDLSELVAMVGVPEPRNGSASRTFVSGNVVPWGSKRSQR
- a CDS encoding helix-turn-helix domain-containing protein is translated as MTTRRSRPGRPRHVPDSGTASPREQILEAAAKLFVSQGFAATSTREIADHVGIRQASLYYHFAGKDEILVELLRTTVRPTTDKVEKILNQVPPLNVETALYLLVLVDVRTLADVPHNVGMLYLLPDVTKEEVYVDFREEHDKLAEAYADLASRVATETVLSTIGLKQLGNMLIQQVEGVINMRTEDSVRRISCPEAWAIAASCLRICGVSEEKISAANEVAVDMLDDFREDKVLEVA
- the atzF gene encoding allophanate hydrolase, whose product is MIHSLPGRAVDRAAEALDRIEASDRPEIWISLRTRTELLEEAAAIDARVAGGEVLPLAGRLLAVKDNIDVHGLPTTAGAPSFAYQPAHDATAVARLRAAGALVVGKTNLDQFATGLVGTRSPYGPVRNAWDLTRISGGSSSGSAVAVALGLVDLALGTDTAGSGRVPAALNGIVGVKPSRGLVPVTGVVPACYTLDCVTVFARDLAAARAAAELMAGPDPSDPLSRTLPPDAGLPPAPRVAVPTGEHLDGLAPGWAAAFRAAAARLDSAGVEIVEVDISPLLEAARLLYEGAFVAERYAAVGSHLEANHDLIGTDLDPTVAEIVLAGATASAADWARDVALLARLGAEASTALTGCSALLTPTTTWHPTLAEVAADPVGANARLGRYTNFANLLDMASLAVPVGQVDGLPFGVMLTGAAGSDRTLAALGHTLLSPSVDLFVVGAHLSGMPLNHQLIEAGATLLRPASTSADYRLFALETVPPKPGLVRTGGSETGVRIEGELWRVPAAGFGAFVGGVPAPMAIGKVTLADGSAVSGFLVEPFAVEGAADISSYGGWRRHRSEQGL